In the genome of Thermodesulfobacteriota bacterium, one region contains:
- a CDS encoding type IV pilus twitching motility protein PilT, with the protein MAVAFYELLKVVVENGASDLHLASGAPPMLRIDGKLVPVKHPPLTPLETKDLCYSILSDAQKHRLEENWELDFSFGIEELGRFRGNIYTQRGAISGAFRLLPVKIRNLQELGLPPVASQLLRKPRGLILVTGPTGSGKTTTLAAMVDQINNERHEHIVTIEDPIEYIFFHKNCIVNQREVGSDTKSFNNALRSVLREDPDVILIGEMRDLETIKVALILSETGHLTLATLHTNTAVQTINRVIDVFPPHEQSQIRAQLSFVLEGILCQTLIPKIGGGRVLGVEVLVPNPAIRNLIREDKVHQIYSQQQIGQEKWQMQTLNQSLVDLNLRNLITYEDAMAKTQEPDELRRILAERSAARAERIARR; encoded by the coding sequence ATGGCAGTAGCATTTTATGAGCTATTAAAAGTAGTTGTGGAAAACGGGGCTTCAGATCTCCATTTGGCGTCTGGTGCGCCGCCTATGTTGAGGATAGATGGCAAGCTTGTACCGGTGAAACATCCACCACTCACCCCTTTAGAAACAAAGGATTTGTGCTACAGCATTCTTTCCGATGCGCAGAAACATAGGTTAGAAGAGAACTGGGAGCTTGATTTCTCTTTTGGTATCGAGGAGTTAGGAAGGTTTAGGGGAAACATATATACCCAGAGGGGGGCAATATCGGGAGCCTTTAGATTACTACCGGTAAAAATTAGAAATCTTCAAGAACTGGGCCTTCCTCCGGTGGCATCCCAGCTTTTGAGGAAGCCAAGGGGTCTAATACTCGTTACCGGTCCTACAGGATCCGGAAAAACTACTACACTTGCCGCGATGGTTGATCAGATCAACAATGAGAGACACGAGCACATTGTTACCATTGAAGATCCGATAGAGTATATTTTCTTCCACAAGAATTGCATAGTCAATCAAAGGGAAGTTGGCAGTGATACGAAGAGCTTTAACAATGCTCTAAGGAGCGTATTGAGGGAGGATCCGGACGTAATTCTGATTGGGGAAATGAGAGATCTGGAGACAATCAAAGTTGCTCTTATTCTGTCAGAAACTGGCCATCTTACCCTCGCTACTCTACACACAAACACGGCAGTACAGACAATAAACAGAGTCATAGATGTATTTCCTCCACATGAACAGTCACAGATCAGGGCTCAGCTTTCGTTTGTACTCGAGGGAATCCTTTGTCAGACACTTATTCCAAAAATTGGGGGCGGTAGAGTTCTAGGTGTTGAGGTGTTGGTGCCTAATCCCGCAATAAGGAACTTGATAAGGGAGGATAAGGTTCATCAAATATATTCGCAACAACAGATTGGCCAGGAAAAGTGGCAGATGCAGACCCTTAATCAAAGCCTGGTTGATTTAAATCTCAGGAATCTGATAACATATGAAGATGCGATGGCTAAAACACAGGAGCCAGATGAATTAAGGAGAATACTTGCCGAACGGTCTGCTGCTAGAGCTGAAAGAATTGCTAGACGTTAA
- the pilB gene encoding type IV-A pilus assembly ATPase PilB, translated as MEQQKSILTGDIFLKEELVNPHQLQEALEEQKKSGDRLSDVLLSMGYIDEYQLATYLSKQYGVPAINLDNFDIDLEALKYVSRESAIKYNLIPINHTDSALVIAMSDPSNIFAIDEIKFATGQSVEVVVATERSIEKSIHEYYGTEREWEETVRNKETHKAVDKLIGELKDYSVEIKFDEDISVKELERASGEAPVIRLVNHLLLDAMRRGASDIHIEPYSKDYRIRYRIDGVLYDIIRPPTKLRNAVSSRIKVMANLDIAERRLPQDGRIRIKFGKDRNVEFRVSVIPTLFGEKAVMRILDQESLQLDLTKLGYDEEQLKEFRQSIFRPFGMVLITGPTGSGKTTTLYSSLMELNSTEVNISTAEDPVEYSLPGVNQVQVHDDIGLTFASCLRSFLRQDPDVILVGEIRDYETAEIAIKSALTGHLVLSTLHTNDAPSSITRLLNMGVEPFLVTASLNAVVAQRLVRKVCKDCKVECDVSPQVLIDLGVPPKEVSDFVVYKKSDNGCKKCLGTGYKGRIAVYEVMVISEELKEFILSGASAYEIKREAMRQKMKTLRQSSLNKLKQGITTIEEVVRNTANDN; from the coding sequence ATGGAGCAGCAAAAAAGCATTCTCACAGGCGATATATTCTTAAAGGAAGAGTTGGTTAATCCTCACCAGCTTCAAGAAGCCCTTGAGGAACAAAAAAAAAGCGGCGATAGATTGAGTGACGTGCTTCTCAGCATGGGCTATATTGATGAATATCAGTTAGCCACATACCTGAGCAAGCAATACGGTGTGCCGGCGATTAATCTCGACAATTTTGATATTGACCTGGAAGCCCTAAAATATGTGTCAAGAGAATCCGCTATAAAATACAATCTTATACCCATAAATCATACCGATTCTGCTTTAGTCATAGCGATGTCTGATCCCTCAAATATTTTCGCAATAGATGAAATTAAGTTTGCCACGGGTCAAAGCGTCGAAGTTGTAGTTGCAACTGAACGCTCAATAGAAAAATCAATACATGAGTACTACGGAACTGAAAGGGAATGGGAGGAAACAGTACGGAATAAGGAAACACATAAAGCAGTAGACAAGCTAATTGGTGAACTTAAAGATTATTCCGTAGAAATCAAATTTGACGAGGACATAAGCGTTAAGGAGTTGGAGAGGGCTTCGGGAGAGGCACCCGTAATTAGGCTCGTAAACCACTTGCTCTTAGATGCAATGAGAAGGGGGGCGAGTGACATTCACATAGAACCTTATTCAAAGGATTACAGGATAAGATATAGAATCGACGGCGTTCTCTATGACATCATACGTCCACCCACGAAGCTGAGAAATGCGGTATCGTCGAGGATTAAGGTTATGGCGAATTTAGACATTGCTGAAAGGAGACTACCTCAGGATGGACGAATAAGAATTAAATTTGGAAAGGATAGAAATGTAGAATTCAGGGTCTCGGTCATACCCACACTCTTTGGAGAAAAGGCGGTTATGAGGATACTTGATCAGGAATCTCTTCAACTCGATTTAACAAAGCTGGGTTATGATGAAGAACAACTGAAAGAGTTTAGGCAATCCATATTTAGACCATTTGGAATGGTTCTGATAACCGGGCCCACAGGTAGTGGAAAAACAACCACTTTGTATTCAAGCCTGATGGAATTAAACAGTACGGAAGTCAATATTTCCACGGCTGAAGACCCTGTTGAATATAGCCTTCCTGGAGTAAACCAGGTCCAGGTCCACGACGATATCGGGCTTACGTTTGCTTCTTGTCTAAGATCGTTCCTAAGACAGGATCCAGACGTGATACTGGTGGGTGAGATCAGAGATTACGAAACTGCAGAGATAGCTATTAAATCGGCGCTTACTGGGCATCTTGTATTGTCGACCCTCCACACAAATGACGCACCGTCATCGATTACTCGACTTCTTAACATGGGTGTGGAGCCATTTCTGGTTACAGCTTCTTTGAATGCAGTTGTAGCTCAAAGGCTGGTCAGGAAGGTCTGTAAGGATTGTAAGGTTGAGTGCGATGTTTCGCCTCAGGTGCTCATCGATTTGGGTGTACCACCGAAGGAGGTTTCGGATTTTGTAGTTTATAAAAAATCGGATAATGGTTGCAAAAAATGTTTGGGGACAGGCTATAAGGGAAGAATCGCGGTATACGAAGTAATGGTTATATCAGAAGAACTTAAGGAATTTATACTTAGTGGTGCTTCGGCATACGAAATCAAACGTGAAGCAATGAGACAGAAAATGAAAACACTAAGGCAAAGCTCTCTTAATAAGCTCAAGCAGGGAATCACTACCATTGAAGAGGTTGTAAGAAATACCGCTAATGATAATTAA
- the trmFO gene encoding methylenetetrahydrofolate--tRNA-(uracil(54)-C(5))-methyltransferase (FADH(2)-oxidizing) TrmFO, which yields MSSGGNVTVVGAGLAGSEAAYYLARHGIKVRLFEMRPKVFTPAHNTSLFGELVCSNSLKSSSLINASGVLKEEMKRLGSVVMEAAEMTKVPAGQALAVDREKFSDYLTKKLRQNHLIEIIIEEVKGIPSVNEGPVIIATGPLTSNHLTQKILQLTESENLYFYDAISPIIDTESIDLSKTFKGSRYGKGSDEEGDYLNCSLNEYEYDKFVDEIINAQKVEIRDFEKEIYFEGCLPIEILAQRGKDSLRFGPMKPVGLIDPRTRKRPFSVVQLRKENNSSSMYNIVGFQTKLKYPEQRRVFRLIPGLENAEFMRYGSVHRNTFINSPKVLHPSLQIKGNEKIMLAGQIVGVEGYVESAAMGLLAGINALRIVKDFKTVVPPHETAIGSLIRYISDPSTKDFQPMNINFGLFPEAEIGKTKSERRKLIAERAISKLCEFNQNCQLS from the coding sequence ATGTCATCCGGTGGAAACGTAACAGTTGTCGGTGCTGGTTTAGCAGGATCAGAAGCCGCATATTATTTAGCCAGGCATGGTATCAAAGTAAGACTCTTTGAAATGAGACCAAAAGTTTTTACGCCCGCACATAATACATCACTTTTCGGGGAGCTCGTCTGCAGCAACTCTCTCAAATCAAGTTCATTGATAAATGCCAGCGGAGTCCTGAAGGAGGAAATGAAAAGACTGGGCTCAGTAGTTATGGAAGCTGCCGAGATGACCAAGGTTCCCGCTGGTCAAGCCCTGGCGGTTGACCGAGAAAAGTTCTCAGATTATCTAACAAAAAAGTTGCGACAAAATCATCTGATCGAAATTATTATCGAAGAGGTCAAAGGAATTCCTTCCGTCAATGAAGGGCCGGTAATTATAGCCACAGGACCTCTTACTTCAAATCATTTGACTCAAAAGATACTTCAGCTCACTGAATCGGAAAATCTTTATTTCTACGATGCAATATCTCCTATAATAGACACAGAATCAATCGACCTTTCAAAGACCTTTAAGGGTTCAAGATACGGGAAGGGTTCTGATGAAGAGGGTGATTATTTAAACTGTTCTTTAAACGAATATGAATACGATAAATTTGTAGATGAAATTATAAATGCACAAAAGGTCGAAATCAGGGATTTTGAAAAGGAAATCTATTTTGAAGGCTGCCTACCCATTGAAATTTTAGCGCAAAGGGGTAAAGACTCTTTGCGATTCGGCCCAATGAAACCTGTGGGTTTAATTGATCCGCGAACAAGGAAAAGACCTTTTTCCGTAGTCCAACTCAGGAAGGAAAATAACTCTTCATCAATGTACAATATCGTAGGATTTCAAACAAAGCTCAAATATCCTGAACAGAGAAGAGTCTTTAGGTTAATACCAGGACTAGAAAATGCGGAGTTTATGAGATACGGGAGCGTTCACAGAAATACATTTATAAACTCACCAAAAGTTCTTCATCCAAGCCTTCAGATAAAAGGGAATGAAAAGATAATGCTAGCAGGTCAAATAGTAGGCGTTGAAGGGTATGTTGAATCGGCAGCCATGGGCCTACTTGCTGGAATTAATGCCTTGAGAATTGTAAAAGATTTTAAAACTGTCGTTCCTCCGCATGAAACAGCTATCGGATCCTTGATAAGGTATATATCTGACCCAAGCACAAAAGACTTTCAGCCCATGAATATAAACTTTGGTTTATTTCCCGAGGCGGAGATTGGCAAGACAAAGTCAGAAAGGAGAAAACTTATCGCGGAAAGGGCGATCTCCAAGCTTTGCGAGTTTAATCAAAATTGTCAGCTTTCTTGA
- the glyQ gene encoding glycine--tRNA ligase subunit alpha → MNFQDLILKLQIFWSKRGCIILQPYDIEKGAGTFHPATFLRCLGPEPWRVAYVEPSRRPTDGRYGDNPNRLQHYYQFQVIIKPSPSNIQDLYLDSLRSLGIDPLMHDIRFVEDDWEAPTLGAWGLGWEVWLDGMEITQFTYFQQAGGIDLKPISAEITYGTERIAMYLQGVQSVFDLEWTKNVTYGEIHHRDEIEFSKYNFEESNPQMLREMFDMFKSECEQLIGKNLPIPAYDYCLKCSHTFNLLDARGVIGVVERENYIGKIRTLAKMCAESYLKEREELGFPLSKNNPWEKN, encoded by the coding sequence ATGAATTTTCAAGATTTGATACTGAAATTGCAGATTTTTTGGTCAAAGAGGGGTTGCATAATACTTCAACCATATGACATTGAAAAAGGCGCGGGAACTTTCCATCCAGCCACATTCCTCAGATGTTTAGGTCCTGAGCCCTGGCGCGTGGCGTATGTTGAACCTTCGAGAAGGCCGACCGACGGAAGATATGGAGACAACCCTAACAGACTTCAACACTATTACCAGTTTCAGGTGATTATAAAACCCTCTCCGAGTAACATACAAGATCTATATCTAGACAGTTTACGATCCCTTGGTATCGACCCCCTTATGCATGATATAAGGTTCGTGGAGGATGACTGGGAAGCTCCTACGCTAGGTGCATGGGGATTGGGTTGGGAAGTCTGGCTTGATGGAATGGAAATAACTCAATTTACATACTTTCAGCAGGCTGGTGGAATTGACTTAAAACCAATTTCCGCAGAAATCACTTACGGTACGGAAAGAATAGCAATGTATTTACAGGGTGTGCAAAGCGTTTTTGACCTGGAATGGACGAAGAATGTAACATATGGAGAAATTCATCATCGAGATGAAATTGAATTTTCAAAATACAACTTCGAAGAATCAAATCCACAAATGTTAAGAGAAATGTTTGATATGTTTAAATCTGAATGTGAGCAGCTCATTGGTAAGAATCTACCGATCCCAGCCTACGATTACTGCTTAAAATGTTCACATACATTCAATCTTCTAGATGCACGGGGTGTAATTGGTGTAGTCGAGCGTGAAAATTATATTGGAAAGATTCGAACCCTAGCAAAGATGTGTGCTGAATCCTATTTAAAGGAAAGAGAAGAATTGGGGTTCCCACTTTCTAAAAATAACCCATGGGAAAAGAATTAA
- the glyS gene encoding glycine--tRNA ligase subunit beta, which translates to MGKELILEIGTEEIPARFMEDAIRDLSRVTERELKENLLKYDDISSYGTPRRLILRITYLSGRQIDRLIEAVGPPKRIAFDKSGKPTMAAIGFARAQGVRVNDLVISVGEKGEFVAVRRTIKGEKTEKILRHLLPKIIQSISFRKSMRWGEGNEAFVRPIRWILSIYGGKPIKFKLDGVLSGSKTRGHRFMSKKPFHVENWNEYSSELRKRFVVFDQEERKKIIQESIDLRAREIGGIPLDDEKLLETTSHLVEYPIMLKGSFDRDFLKLPTEVLTSVMKNQQKYFPVFSKAVDNQKLLSNFIFVCGTPVKDQEIVIKGNERVINARFKDASFFFEEDLKSPLSSKPEKLKSMVFLSELGTYYDKTMRMEDSVEQIGIRLGFKSTIVDIKRAAKLSKADLTSEMVFEFPELQGIMGKYYALFSGENKEVAKAIEEQYLPITREGILPETKYGSILSIADKVDNISANFITGHIPTGTSDPYALRRQAIGIINIILHQEFHLSLKETYDFSLNLFRDQQKIKDSSKIDKILDEILDFMVERFRNLMLSEGNPNDLVDSVISSSCDDLVDTKYKIEALSEFRKEPDFNSLAIAFKRVFNIVKNQPRDNFNCKRLIEPTEMLLFRNYSIVKGEVEKSLSDANYIDALLKMRSLKEPIDKYFDDVLVMDKDEEIRRNRISMLWEIRDLFFKLADFSKINT; encoded by the coding sequence ATGGGAAAAGAATTAATACTTGAAATTGGCACAGAAGAGATTCCCGCACGATTTATGGAAGATGCTATACGGGACCTGAGCCGTGTTACTGAGCGGGAACTAAAGGAAAACCTTCTAAAATATGATGATATTAGTAGTTACGGAACTCCTCGAAGACTAATACTAAGAATCACCTATCTTTCCGGAAGACAGATTGATAGGTTAATTGAAGCAGTTGGTCCCCCGAAGCGAATTGCATTTGATAAAAGTGGTAAACCGACAATGGCAGCAATCGGATTTGCCCGTGCCCAAGGGGTAAGAGTAAATGATTTAGTAATCTCAGTCGGAGAAAAAGGTGAATTCGTTGCCGTAAGAAGAACTATTAAGGGAGAAAAAACTGAAAAGATATTGCGGCATCTTCTCCCAAAGATAATACAATCCATTTCCTTTAGAAAATCTATGAGATGGGGCGAAGGGAACGAAGCTTTTGTGAGACCAATTAGATGGATACTATCTATTTATGGTGGAAAGCCTATTAAATTCAAGCTAGACGGAGTGTTAAGTGGATCAAAGACTCGGGGTCATAGATTCATGTCTAAAAAGCCATTCCATGTAGAAAATTGGAACGAATACAGTAGTGAGCTAAGAAAAAGGTTTGTCGTCTTCGACCAGGAGGAAAGAAAGAAAATTATCCAAGAGAGTATAGATCTAAGAGCAAGAGAAATTGGAGGAATACCGCTAGATGATGAGAAATTGCTCGAGACAACATCCCATTTAGTTGAATATCCAATCATGCTTAAGGGAAGTTTCGACAGAGATTTCTTAAAACTTCCCACCGAGGTTCTAACAAGTGTTATGAAAAATCAACAGAAGTATTTTCCTGTTTTCTCAAAGGCTGTTGATAATCAGAAACTTCTTTCAAATTTTATATTTGTTTGTGGGACACCCGTGAAAGACCAAGAAATCGTCATTAAAGGCAATGAACGAGTTATCAACGCCAGATTTAAAGATGCGAGCTTCTTCTTCGAAGAAGACTTAAAATCTCCACTCTCCTCGAAGCCGGAGAAATTAAAAAGTATGGTTTTCCTTTCAGAATTGGGTACATATTATGATAAAACAATGAGAATGGAAGATTCAGTTGAACAAATTGGAATTAGACTTGGATTTAAGAGCACGATCGTAGACATAAAAAGGGCGGCTAAGTTATCAAAAGCGGATCTCACATCAGAGATGGTCTTTGAATTCCCGGAGCTACAAGGAATAATGGGGAAATACTATGCACTGTTTTCTGGGGAGAATAAGGAAGTTGCAAAAGCAATAGAGGAACAATACCTGCCAATTACCCGTGAAGGAATTCTTCCCGAAACGAAATATGGAAGTATACTCAGCATAGCAGATAAGGTAGATAACATTTCTGCAAACTTTATTACAGGGCATATTCCCACAGGAACTTCTGACCCCTATGCCCTGAGAAGACAGGCAATTGGAATAATAAATATAATTCTTCATCAGGAATTCCATTTAAGCTTAAAAGAAACGTATGACTTCAGCCTCAATCTGTTCCGTGATCAACAAAAAATAAAAGACAGTTCAAAAATTGATAAGATTTTGGACGAAATCCTGGACTTTATGGTTGAAAGATTTAGGAACCTGATGCTATCCGAGGGTAATCCAAACGATTTAGTAGATTCAGTAATTTCATCATCATGTGATGATTTGGTTGATACCAAATATAAGATCGAGGCCCTTTCAGAATTCCGCAAGGAACCTGATTTTAATTCGCTCGCTATTGCTTTCAAGCGAGTGTTCAACATCGTAAAGAATCAACCGAGGGACAACTTCAATTGCAAACGCTTAATCGAACCTACTGAAATGCTACTCTTTAGAAATTATTCAATTGTGAAGGGAGAGGTGGAAAAAAGCCTATCTGATGCAAACTATATAGATGCCCTCTTAAAAATGAGGAGTCTGAAAGAACCAATAGACAAATATTTCGATGACGTACTAGTCATGGATAAGGACGAAGAGATCAGACGGAATCGCATCTCGATGTTATGGGAAATCAGGGATCTTTTTTTCAAACTCGCGGACTTTTCAAAAATTAACACTTAA
- the ppdK gene encoding pyruvate, phosphate dikinase: MNNKREKYIYFFGGGKADGRGVMKDVLGGKGAGLAEMSSIGIPVPPGFTISTEVCRIFYENRKRIPHQTISEIEEYLTKLEKLSRKKFGDPGNPLLVSVRSGAKFSMPGMMDTILNLGLNDMSVQGLSVKTGNPRFAWDAYRRFIQMFSDIVLKIKKEEFEKILETTKQKHKCRSDVELTTQAIKDVVKEYKRLVKRKSKNEFPQSPKSQLFSAINAVFLSWNNPRAVFYRKQYGISDEIGTAVNVQEMVFGNMGENSGTGVGFTRDPASGNNQLYAEYLMNAQGEDVVAGIRTPNHLESLKHDMPELYKQLSKTSKALESHFRDMQDFEFTFEGNTLYILQTRSGKRTGIAAAKIAHDMVKENLITINEAILRIHPEHIEQFLFPIFDPDEKRNFNLLTNGLSASPGAAAGKVAFDSETAVKMSKRGERVVLVRKETSPDDIHGMAVSQGVLTARGGRTSHAAVVGRQMGKVCVVGAEELIVDEEEKHFKSGDSIIKEGDFISIDGFDGDVYSGDIPVISSEVLQVIEGKLRPEQSERYTIFSAILKWADKIRKLGIRTNADTPHDSKIAVNFGAEGIGLCRTEHMFFHEDRIPLMQSMILARTTKEREKLLEKLLPMQKEDFKGIFREMRGFPVTIRLLDPPLHEFLPKREELMVEITVLELKGKKSKKIKERRKLLERVEELHEFNPMLGLRGCRLGILMPEISRMQARAIIEAACEVEQEGIKVIPEIMVPLVGMLTEIKAQKDIIVETAKEVMDKYKGRIKYYVGTMIEVPRAAVVADEIATETDFFSFGTNDLTQMTFAFSRDDAGKFIKAYTEKTVTINGKQVEILKKDPFSTLDVDGVGALIKMAIDNGRKTKPNLKLGICGEHGGDPASIEFCHSVGMNYVSCSPYRVPIARLAAARAALMFNIA, from the coding sequence ATGAATAATAAGAGGGAAAAGTATATTTATTTCTTCGGAGGTGGTAAAGCAGATGGAAGAGGAGTTATGAAGGATGTGCTTGGGGGTAAAGGGGCAGGACTCGCAGAAATGTCAAGTATTGGGATCCCAGTTCCACCAGGTTTTACTATCTCAACCGAAGTTTGTCGTATCTTCTATGAAAACAGAAAGCGAATTCCTCACCAGACGATAAGTGAGATAGAGGAGTACCTTACAAAACTAGAAAAGCTATCCAGAAAGAAATTCGGCGACCCGGGAAACCCACTTCTGGTTTCAGTACGGTCCGGCGCTAAATTCTCCATGCCGGGAATGATGGATACTATCCTAAACTTAGGGCTAAACGACATGAGTGTTCAGGGGCTGTCGGTTAAAACAGGGAATCCGAGATTCGCTTGGGATGCGTACAGAAGATTTATTCAAATGTTCAGTGACATTGTTTTAAAGATTAAAAAGGAAGAATTTGAGAAAATTCTAGAGACCACGAAGCAAAAGCATAAATGTAGGTCTGATGTTGAGCTTACGACACAAGCAATCAAAGATGTTGTTAAAGAGTATAAGAGGCTTGTAAAAAGGAAATCAAAAAATGAATTTCCTCAGAGCCCTAAATCGCAGCTATTTAGCGCAATAAATGCAGTTTTCTTATCTTGGAACAATCCGAGAGCAGTCTTCTATAGGAAGCAGTATGGAATCTCTGATGAAATAGGAACTGCTGTAAATGTGCAGGAAATGGTTTTTGGAAATATGGGTGAAAATTCGGGTACGGGTGTAGGCTTTACGAGAGACCCCGCATCAGGAAATAACCAGCTCTACGCTGAGTACCTGATGAATGCTCAGGGTGAGGATGTTGTAGCAGGCATAAGAACTCCTAACCACTTGGAAAGTTTAAAGCATGATATGCCTGAACTTTATAAGCAGTTGAGTAAAACTTCAAAGGCTTTGGAAAGCCATTTTAGAGACATGCAGGATTTCGAATTTACATTTGAGGGAAATACGCTCTACATCCTTCAGACCCGCAGTGGAAAAAGGACAGGGATAGCGGCGGCAAAAATCGCCCACGACATGGTTAAAGAGAATTTAATCACAATAAATGAGGCCATCCTGAGAATCCATCCCGAGCATATCGAACAATTTTTATTTCCAATTTTTGACCCCGATGAAAAGAGGAATTTCAACCTGCTCACAAATGGGCTTTCTGCATCGCCTGGTGCCGCGGCTGGCAAAGTAGCCTTCGATTCAGAAACAGCGGTAAAAATGAGTAAAAGGGGAGAGCGTGTGGTATTGGTTAGAAAAGAGACCAGTCCGGACGACATTCATGGCATGGCGGTCTCCCAAGGTGTACTTACAGCCAGGGGAGGACGCACAAGTCATGCAGCAGTTGTGGGAAGACAGATGGGTAAAGTTTGTGTGGTTGGAGCGGAAGAGTTAATTGTGGATGAAGAAGAAAAGCATTTCAAATCAGGAGACTCTATCATTAAAGAAGGAGATTTCATATCTATAGATGGTTTTGATGGAGATGTGTATTCGGGTGATATTCCGGTAATTTCCTCTGAGGTTCTTCAAGTAATTGAAGGAAAACTAAGACCCGAGCAATCTGAAAGATACACCATATTTTCTGCAATACTTAAGTGGGCTGATAAGATAAGAAAACTTGGTATAAGGACTAACGCTGATACGCCACATGATTCGAAAATAGCGGTTAATTTCGGAGCAGAAGGCATAGGACTTTGCCGTACCGAGCATATGTTTTTTCACGAAGACAGAATACCATTAATGCAGAGTATGATCCTCGCCAGAACTACGAAGGAAAGGGAGAAACTTCTTGAAAAATTACTGCCAATGCAAAAAGAGGATTTCAAAGGGATATTTCGTGAAATGCGAGGATTTCCAGTAACGATAAGGCTTCTTGATCCACCACTCCACGAATTCCTTCCGAAAAGAGAAGAACTTATGGTAGAAATTACAGTACTTGAACTAAAAGGCAAGAAATCCAAAAAAATAAAAGAAAGGCGAAAGCTCCTTGAAAGGGTCGAAGAACTACACGAATTCAATCCAATGCTCGGTCTTCGCGGTTGCAGACTGGGAATTCTGATGCCAGAAATAAGCCGAATGCAGGCGAGAGCGATAATAGAGGCTGCGTGTGAAGTTGAACAAGAAGGAATAAAGGTTATACCAGAAATCATGGTCCCTCTCGTAGGAATGCTCACTGAGATAAAAGCGCAAAAGGACATTATTGTGGAAACAGCCAAAGAGGTCATGGATAAATATAAAGGAAGAATCAAATACTATGTTGGCACTATGATCGAAGTTCCAAGAGCAGCAGTCGTAGCTGATGAAATTGCGACGGAAACAGATTTTTTCTCCTTTGGAACAAATGACCTGACTCAAATGACTTTCGCTTTTTCACGTGATGACGCCGGGAAATTTATAAAGGCCTATACCGAAAAGACGGTTACAATTAATGGAAAACAGGTCGAAATTCTAAAAAAGGATCCTTTTTCAACTCTTGACGTTGATGGGGTTGGGGCATTAATCAAGATGGCGATCGATAATGGTAGAAAAACTAAACCGAATCTAAAACTTGGCATATGTGGAGAGCATGGAGGTGACCCTGCCTCAATCGAATTTTGCCATAGTGTTGGAATGAACTATGTGAGCTGTTCTCCATACAGGGTTCCAATCGCAAGACTTGCGGCAGCAAGAGCCGCATTGATGTTTAATATAGCATAA